One Agrobacterium vaccinii DNA window includes the following coding sequences:
- a CDS encoding lysozyme inhibitor LprI family protein, with protein MSLSFLLALAALPSSVMVDRAFAQEEPDCDSPTTQADMNACAAIEYETADKDLNAAYQQVRKKMSAWDKAADDDSKGAVDALVAAQRAWVEFRDANCETAGFQARGGTMEPMLVSSCLADMSTKRAEELRTLADGF; from the coding sequence ATGTCACTCAGCTTTTTGCTCGCCTTGGCAGCGTTGCCCTCTAGCGTCATGGTCGACCGGGCGTTTGCGCAGGAAGAGCCAGATTGTGACTCGCCGACGACGCAGGCGGATATGAATGCCTGTGCGGCGATTGAATATGAAACGGCTGACAAGGATTTGAATGCGGCCTATCAGCAGGTTCGCAAGAAGATGAGCGCGTGGGACAAGGCCGCTGACGATGATAGCAAGGGCGCGGTCGATGCGCTGGTTGCCGCGCAGCGCGCGTGGGTCGAGTTCCGAGACGCCAATTGCGAAACGGCAGGCTTTCAGGCGCGTGGTGGCACCATGGAGCCAATGCTTGTTTCGTCCTGCCTTGCCGATATGAGCACGAAACGCGCCGAAGAGCTTCGCACTCTTGCCGATGGGTTTTGA
- a CDS encoding urease subunit gamma: MNLTPREKDKLLISMAAMVARRRLERGVKLNYPEAIALITDFVVEGARDGRAVSELMEAGAHVITRDQVMEGIAEMIHDVQVEATFPDGTKLVTVHEPIR, translated from the coding sequence ATGAACCTCACCCCCAGAGAAAAAGACAAGCTTCTGATTTCCATGGCTGCCATGGTGGCACGTCGGCGTCTGGAGCGTGGCGTCAAGCTCAATTACCCCGAAGCCATTGCCCTGATTACCGATTTCGTCGTGGAAGGCGCGCGCGATGGCCGCGCAGTCTCTGAGTTGATGGAAGCCGGTGCGCATGTCATCACCCGCGATCAGGTCATGGAAGGCATCGCCGAAATGATCCACGACGTGCAGGTGGAAGCAACCTTCCCCGATGGCACCAAGCTGGTGACCGTGCACGAACCAATACGCTAA
- the urtD gene encoding urea ABC transporter ATP-binding protein UrtD — protein MNTIAENRTKSLLYLDGVSVSFDGFRALNSLSFVVEPGELRAIIGPNGAGKTTMMDIITGKTRPDSGTVLFEDSIDLTKKDEADIAQLGIGRKFQKPTVFESHTVWDNLELALNRKRGVFATLFYRLTEEDKARIEEILSTVRLGSRRNDLAANLSHGQKQWLEIGMLLAQEPKLLLVDEPVAGMTDAETAETAVLLKEIAKTRSVVVVEHDMGFIRELGVKVTCLAEGSVLAEGSIDFVSSDPKVIENYLGR, from the coding sequence ATGAACACGATTGCCGAAAACAGAACGAAAAGCCTGCTCTATCTGGATGGCGTATCCGTGTCGTTCGATGGCTTCCGGGCCCTCAACTCGCTGTCGTTTGTCGTCGAGCCGGGAGAGTTGCGCGCCATCATCGGCCCAAATGGTGCTGGCAAGACGACGATGATGGACATCATTACCGGCAAGACGCGGCCCGACAGCGGCACCGTGCTGTTCGAAGACAGCATCGACCTCACGAAGAAGGACGAGGCGGATATCGCGCAGCTCGGCATCGGGCGCAAATTTCAGAAGCCGACCGTGTTCGAAAGCCACACGGTCTGGGACAATCTGGAACTGGCGCTGAACCGCAAACGGGGTGTCTTCGCCACGCTGTTTTATCGTCTGACGGAAGAGGACAAGGCTCGTATCGAGGAAATCCTTTCGACCGTCCGCCTCGGTTCCCGCCGCAACGATCTGGCCGCCAATCTTTCTCACGGGCAAAAGCAATGGCTGGAAATCGGCATGCTGCTGGCACAGGAACCGAAGCTGTTGCTGGTGGATGAGCCGGTGGCAGGCATGACCGATGCCGAGACGGCTGAGACGGCGGTGCTGCTGAAGGAAATCGCCAAGACCCGCTCCGTGGTGGTGGTGGAACACGACATGGGCTTCATACGCGAGCTTGGTGTGAAGGTGACGTGTCTGGCCGAAGGATCGGTGCTGGCTGAAGGATCAATTGATTTTGTGTCGAGCGATCCGAAGGTAATCGAGAACTATCTGGGGCGGTAG
- a CDS encoding urease subunit beta: MIPGEVIAADGEIELNAGKPTITIEVSNTGDRPVQVGSHYHFAETNAALDFVRETAHGMRLDIPAGTAVRFEPGQKREVTLVPLSGKREVYGFRKLVMGKL, from the coding sequence ATGATTCCAGGTGAAGTCATTGCCGCAGATGGCGAGATCGAACTGAACGCCGGTAAGCCCACCATCACGATCGAGGTTTCCAATACGGGCGACCGGCCGGTTCAGGTTGGCAGCCACTATCATTTTGCGGAAACCAATGCGGCTCTCGATTTCGTGCGAGAGACCGCGCATGGCATGCGTCTGGATATCCCTGCCGGTACAGCGGTTCGTTTTGAGCCGGGTCAGAAGCGTGAGGTGACGTTGGTGCCGCTTTCAGGCAAACGCGAAGTCTATGGTTTTCGCAAACTCGTCATGGGAAAGCTGTGA
- the ureE gene encoding urease accessory protein UreE — MLRVQSYLPAGTPADEPTGYVTLAHDQRHLRRKLLHLQNDEMVMLDLKEAVLFAHGDLLVVENGDLVEVRAADEKLFEVKAKNTLHLIELAWHLGNRHLSAQIEEGRILILRDHVIRAMLEGLGATVRDIDEPFQPARGAYHAHGGHAHAHDHHHHSHD; from the coding sequence ATGCTGCGCGTTCAATCCTATCTACCCGCTGGCACGCCTGCGGACGAACCGACCGGTTATGTCACTCTCGCCCACGACCAGAGACACCTGCGGCGCAAATTGCTGCATCTTCAGAATGACGAGATGGTGATGCTGGATCTGAAGGAAGCGGTGCTGTTTGCCCATGGCGACTTGCTGGTGGTCGAGAATGGTGATCTCGTGGAAGTCCGGGCGGCAGATGAGAAGTTGTTCGAGGTGAAAGCCAAAAACACGCTGCACCTCATCGAGCTGGCCTGGCATCTGGGCAACCGGCATTTGTCGGCGCAGATTGAGGAAGGCCGCATCCTCATCCTGCGGGACCACGTTATCAGGGCCATGCTGGAAGGACTGGGTGCGACGGTGCGGGACATCGATGAGCCGTTCCAGCCTGCGCGGGGCGCTTATCACGCCCATGGTGGCCATGCCCACGCGCATGACCATCATCACCACAGCCACGATTAA
- the urtE gene encoding urea ABC transporter ATP-binding subunit UrtE, whose protein sequence is MLSVDNINLHYGAAQALRGISLNAEMGKITCVLGRNGVGKSSLLRAVTGQHPLSGGTISFGGESLNGLAPHQRAKRGVGYVPQGREIFPLLTVQENLQSGYAPLPRKERFIPDDIFSLFPVLQSMLSRRGGDLSGGQQQQLAIGRALVTRPKILVLDEPTEGIQPSIIKDIGRAIKYLRDSTGMAILLVEQYLDFCRELADYVYIMDRGEIVHEGVAETLDTAEARRHLTV, encoded by the coding sequence ATGCTAAGCGTCGACAACATCAATCTCCATTACGGTGCGGCGCAAGCCCTGCGAGGTATTTCGCTCAATGCGGAAATGGGCAAGATCACCTGCGTTCTGGGGCGCAACGGCGTGGGCAAGAGTTCTTTGCTGCGGGCCGTGACCGGCCAGCATCCGCTCAGCGGCGGCACGATAAGTTTCGGGGGCGAGAGCCTCAACGGGCTTGCTCCTCACCAACGCGCCAAGCGCGGGGTGGGTTATGTGCCGCAGGGCCGGGAGATTTTTCCGTTGTTGACGGTGCAGGAAAACCTGCAATCGGGTTATGCGCCGCTGCCGCGCAAGGAACGGTTCATTCCTGACGATATTTTCAGCCTGTTTCCGGTGCTTCAATCCATGCTGTCGCGGCGCGGGGGTGACCTGTCCGGCGGACAGCAACAACAGCTTGCCATTGGGCGTGCGCTGGTAACACGTCCCAAAATCCTCGTACTGGACGAGCCGACCGAGGGTATTCAGCCATCCATCATCAAGGACATCGGGCGGGCGATCAAATATCTGCGGGATTCCACCGGCATGGCGATCCTGCTGGTGGAACAGTATCTGGACTTCTGCCGGGAGCTTGCGGATTACGTCTACATCATGGACCGCGGCGAGATTGTTCACGAAGGTGTGGCTGAAACCTTGGATACGGCTGAGGCGCGGAGACATCTAACGGTATAA
- a CDS encoding alpha/beta hydrolase family esterase, whose protein sequence is MKFTTAASRLLRFVRPARVLVAGFAILTVTNAAALASSCGQTMQPGRHAFSLMSEGSKRSGVYFVPSSYDGSKKMPVVFDFHGSNSNPNGQLDRSGWDKVGEREGVIVVALQGSLSGELPGTNAWNVPGVTKRDGGLDEPGFIRDAITMVKSKLCVDEARFYGSGYSGGGRMLSQYLCGGSNDFAAAGFVASLRAGLPMENQGKWAPDAKSCTPAKPLSIVAFAGLKDPANPYQGGGKPYWQYSGETALKRWAEIDGCKGAVKSKSTDSFTLNSYDVCKSGARIHSYVIDAWDHAWPRATMKADMVASAAAVIRKPVSEAAGKVQQAVDRKMPTEIIRQVDAAERMWDFFQNTEGQMVVDATAKTDCSVKAVPASASAKASETTCSQTSKASLNPVRSAPVAEDAL, encoded by the coding sequence ATGAAATTTACGACTGCTGCTAGCCGGTTGCTCCGGTTTGTCCGTCCTGCTCGCGTTTTGGTCGCGGGCTTTGCCATTCTCACAGTCACGAACGCCGCAGCTTTGGCTTCGAGCTGCGGGCAGACAATGCAACCGGGCAGACACGCGTTTTCTCTCATGTCTGAGGGCTCTAAACGCTCCGGCGTTTATTTTGTTCCGTCGTCTTATGACGGAAGCAAGAAAATGCCTGTCGTGTTCGATTTCCATGGCAGCAACAGCAATCCGAACGGACAGCTGGACCGCAGCGGCTGGGATAAAGTCGGCGAGCGCGAGGGCGTTATCGTCGTGGCGCTTCAGGGCAGCCTCAGCGGCGAGTTGCCGGGCACAAACGCCTGGAACGTTCCCGGCGTGACCAAGCGCGACGGTGGGCTGGATGAGCCCGGTTTTATCCGCGACGCGATCACCATGGTAAAATCCAAGCTCTGCGTGGATGAAGCCCGTTTCTACGGCTCCGGTTATTCCGGTGGCGGGCGCATGTTGTCGCAATATCTGTGCGGGGGCAGCAATGATTTCGCAGCTGCCGGTTTCGTGGCATCTTTGCGCGCGGGCCTGCCGATGGAAAATCAGGGCAAGTGGGCACCGGACGCCAAAAGCTGCACGCCCGCAAAGCCGCTCTCCATCGTTGCCTTCGCTGGGCTGAAGGACCCTGCCAACCCTTATCAGGGTGGTGGCAAACCCTATTGGCAGTACAGTGGTGAGACTGCGTTGAAGCGCTGGGCGGAAATCGATGGCTGCAAGGGCGCGGTCAAAAGCAAATCCACCGATAGCTTTACTTTGAACTCCTATGACGTCTGCAAAAGCGGTGCGCGCATCCACTCCTACGTCATCGATGCATGGGACCATGCCTGGCCGCGCGCAACGATGAAGGCGGACATGGTCGCATCCGCTGCAGCTGTTATTCGCAAGCCCGTCAGTGAAGCCGCCGGCAAGGTTCAGCAGGCCGTGGACCGTAAAATGCCGACTGAAATCATTCGGCAGGTTGATGCGGCTGAGAGAATGTGGGACTTCTTCCAGAATACGGAAGGGCAGATGGTTGTCGACGCGACGGCGAAGACGGATTGCTCTGTGAAAGCGGTTCCCGCTTCCGCATCCGCCAAAGCTTCGGAGACGACGTGCAGCCAGACCAGCAAAGCATCCCTGAACCCCGTCCGCAGCGCGCCCGTGGCCGAGGACGCATTGTAA
- a CDS encoding peroxiredoxin, with protein sequence MLGKKVPAVTFRTRVRDEAVGGPNPYRWQDLTSDDYFKGKKVVLFSLPGAFTPTCSTLQLPDFERLTPEFRALGIDEIYCLSVNDAFVMNAWAKGQNLENVKVIPDGSGEFTRKMGMLVAKDNLGFGMRSWRYAAIVNDGVVEQWFEEEGYSDNCETDPYGVSSPQNILENLKARMAA encoded by the coding sequence ATGCTCGGTAAAAAAGTGCCTGCCGTTACCTTCCGCACGCGTGTTCGCGATGAGGCCGTTGGTGGCCCAAACCCCTATCGTTGGCAGGATCTGACCTCTGACGATTACTTTAAGGGCAAGAAGGTCGTTCTTTTCTCGCTGCCTGGCGCTTTTACACCGACATGCTCCACCCTTCAGCTGCCCGACTTCGAGCGTTTGACACCGGAGTTTCGCGCCCTCGGCATCGATGAAATCTATTGCCTTTCGGTCAATGATGCCTTCGTTATGAACGCTTGGGCCAAGGGTCAAAACCTTGAAAACGTCAAGGTCATCCCCGATGGTTCCGGCGAATTCACGCGCAAGATGGGCATGCTGGTCGCCAAGGACAATCTCGGCTTCGGAATGCGTTCCTGGCGCTATGCCGCCATCGTCAATGACGGCGTGGTCGAGCAATGGTTCGAGGAAGAGGGCTATTCCGACAATTGCGAAACCGACCCCTATGGCGTTTCCTCACCGCAGAACATTCTCGAAAACCTCAAGGCGCGTATGGCCGCTTGA
- a CDS encoding GGDEF domain-containing protein, whose amino-acid sequence MVFISIILSVLVSCAVIAVASFFHLLPLPLFEALGYSVVMAWIVGGIVTGMLCSVIGTAIRKLHESHAEFERLSRTDTLSGLANRRAFNQSFDEVVDDASLAIFDLDRFKRINDSYGHAAGDVVIRRAAAAIEDVFGDFHCVARLGGEEFAVIVRGGLRKDRLTLIELARIRVSCLTINYNGTQLQTTVSVGVADIEPSRSKHDTFAIADKALYLAKASGRNCVCHEEELPVSHVIENLKSNLLVAS is encoded by the coding sequence ATGGTGTTCATTTCCATCATTCTGTCTGTGCTGGTCAGTTGCGCGGTCATCGCCGTTGCGAGCTTCTTCCACCTGTTGCCACTGCCGCTTTTCGAAGCGCTGGGTTACAGCGTCGTCATGGCGTGGATCGTCGGCGGCATCGTTACCGGCATGCTGTGCTCCGTCATCGGGACAGCGATCCGTAAGCTGCACGAATCCCACGCGGAATTCGAGCGGTTGAGCAGAACCGACACCCTGTCGGGACTGGCGAACCGCCGCGCGTTCAACCAGTCCTTCGATGAAGTCGTTGACGACGCTTCGCTGGCGATCTTCGATCTCGACCGGTTCAAGCGGATCAACGACAGCTACGGCCATGCCGCCGGAGATGTTGTCATCAGACGAGCGGCGGCAGCCATCGAAGATGTGTTCGGGGATTTCCACTGCGTGGCGCGGCTGGGCGGAGAGGAGTTCGCCGTCATCGTGCGCGGCGGGCTGCGCAAGGACAGGCTGACGCTGATCGAACTGGCCCGCATCCGCGTTTCGTGCCTGACCATCAACTATAACGGCACCCAGTTGCAGACGACGGTCTCCGTCGGTGTTGCCGATATCGAGCCATCGCGGTCCAAACACGACACCTTCGCGATTGCCGACAAGGCGCTCTATCTCGCCAAGGCATCGGGCCGCAACTGCGTGTGTCACGAAGAAGAGCTTCCCGTTTCCCACGTCATCGAAAACCTGAAATCCAATCTGCTCGTCGCATCCTGA
- the ureG gene encoding urease accessory protein UreG, which produces MKSRNGPLRVGIGGPVGSGKTALTEKLCKAMSADYSVAVVTNDIYTKEDAEALVRMQALPSERIVGVETGGCPHTAIREDATINLQAIASLNERFPDLDIVFIESGGDNLAATFSPDLADITIYVISVCQGEEIPRKGGPGITRSDMLVINKKDLAPYVGADLDVMDGDATRMRKDMPFIFTDMKRGDGVDSIVGFLKQHGGL; this is translated from the coding sequence ATGAAATCGCGAAATGGCCCTTTGCGGGTCGGTATCGGTGGGCCTGTCGGCTCTGGCAAGACCGCGCTGACGGAAAAGCTTTGCAAGGCAATGAGCGCGGATTATTCCGTCGCAGTCGTGACCAACGACATCTATACCAAGGAAGATGCCGAAGCGCTGGTGCGAATGCAGGCCCTGCCGTCTGAGCGCATCGTGGGTGTAGAAACCGGCGGATGCCCGCACACAGCCATTCGTGAGGATGCCACGATCAACCTTCAAGCCATCGCTAGTCTCAACGAACGCTTCCCCGATCTCGACATCGTCTTCATCGAATCCGGCGGCGATAATCTGGCGGCGACCTTCTCCCCGGATTTGGCGGATATCACCATTTATGTGATTTCGGTCTGTCAGGGTGAGGAGATACCGCGCAAGGGTGGTCCTGGCATCACGCGCTCAGATATGCTGGTGATCAACAAGAAGGATCTAGCACCCTATGTCGGCGCTGATCTCGACGTCATGGATGGTGACGCGACGCGGATGCGCAAGGACATGCCCTTCATCTTCACCGATATGAAGCGCGGTGATGGCGTGGATAGCATCGTTGGCTTTCTGAAGCAGCACGGCGGTTTGTAA
- a CDS encoding urease accessory protein UreF → MTAGNVDALLRLLTWMSPAFPLGAFSYSGGLESAVNDRRVVNAADLRQWISVILDRGTFWNDAVLFSQGWTSYGEADALAELVELAQALAGSAERYRETVLLGDAFKDAAIAWPNAVFERLPRSTPYPIAVGAIAAAHGIALRDALAAYLHSSVSQVVSAGIRLGVAGQKDGVAILAHLEANIAAVAERAAASTLDDLGSATILADMAAMRHETMETRLFRS, encoded by the coding sequence ATGACAGCGGGGAACGTGGACGCACTGCTGCGACTGCTGACTTGGATGTCGCCAGCGTTTCCGCTGGGGGCGTTTTCCTATTCCGGTGGTCTGGAAAGTGCCGTGAACGACCGGCGCGTCGTCAACGCCGCCGATCTGCGGCAGTGGATTTCCGTCATTTTGGATCGTGGAACGTTTTGGAATGATGCCGTTCTATTCTCTCAGGGATGGACTAGTTACGGGGAGGCCGATGCTTTGGCTGAACTCGTGGAACTGGCGCAGGCGCTGGCGGGGTCGGCGGAACGTTACCGCGAAACGGTGTTGCTGGGAGATGCCTTCAAGGATGCTGCCATTGCGTGGCCAAACGCGGTTTTCGAGCGCCTGCCGAGGAGCACGCCCTATCCGATCGCGGTGGGGGCCATTGCTGCGGCCCATGGAATTGCATTGAGGGACGCCTTGGCGGCCTATCTGCATTCATCGGTTTCGCAAGTCGTCTCTGCTGGCATTCGTCTAGGCGTGGCTGGACAGAAGGATGGCGTTGCTATTCTGGCGCATCTGGAGGCAAACATTGCCGCTGTTGCCGAGCGCGCTGCGGCGTCAACGCTCGATGATCTGGGCTCGGCGACCATTCTGGCTGATATGGCGGCCATGCGGCATGAGACGATGGAAACGCGACTATTCCGATCATAG
- a CDS encoding DUF1272 domain-containing protein, with product MALELRPNCECCDRDLAPDSLDAMMCSFECTYCKDCATNTLAGICPNCGGELVRRPVRPAGKLVNNPASTIRVLKAEGCAPIKAA from the coding sequence ATGGCGCTGGAACTTCGCCCCAACTGCGAATGCTGTGACAGGGATTTAGCCCCCGATAGTCTCGATGCGATGATGTGTTCGTTCGAATGCACCTATTGCAAGGATTGCGCCACCAACACGTTGGCGGGCATCTGCCCCAATTGCGGTGGAGAGTTGGTGCGGCGTCCCGTGCGCCCGGCGGGCAAGCTGGTGAACAATCCAGCCTCGACGATCCGTGTATTGAAAGCCGAAGGCTGCGCTCCGATCAAAGCGGCGTGA
- a CDS encoding urease accessory protein UreD yields the protein MQPDQQSIPEPRPQRARGRGRIVTKALNGRSRLDELFQEGCAKIRLPETFSNEMEAVLINSSGGLTGGDEMEWQAVAGAGTSLVVSTQACEKVYKAASGTTKVTARVTVGPNARLHWLPQETILFDRASLTRRLEADIDASAEFIAVEAVLLGRQAMGEMMEEGLFRDRWRIRHGGKLVHAEELRLDGNIAELTRTSPVLSGQVAFATLIYIGPLSEALLPKIRAIAGISGGASAWTGKLVVRLSAQDGFTLRKMLFPIISLLRNGAPVPKVWNL from the coding sequence GTGCAGCCAGACCAGCAAAGCATCCCTGAACCCCGTCCGCAGCGCGCCCGTGGCCGAGGACGCATTGTAACGAAAGCCCTGAATGGGCGCAGCCGTCTGGACGAATTGTTTCAGGAAGGCTGCGCCAAAATCCGGTTGCCCGAAACCTTTTCCAACGAAATGGAAGCCGTTCTCATCAACTCCTCCGGCGGTTTGACCGGAGGCGACGAGATGGAATGGCAAGCGGTTGCCGGTGCGGGGACATCGCTCGTGGTGTCCACGCAGGCCTGCGAAAAAGTCTACAAAGCCGCCTCCGGCACGACGAAAGTCACCGCCCGCGTCACTGTTGGGCCCAACGCCAGACTTCACTGGCTGCCACAGGAAACCATCCTTTTTGACCGCGCTTCCCTGACGCGCAGGCTGGAAGCGGATATCGATGCCTCCGCCGAATTCATTGCTGTCGAAGCTGTTTTGCTCGGTCGTCAGGCCATGGGCGAGATGATGGAGGAGGGGCTGTTTCGAGACCGCTGGCGCATTCGCCACGGCGGCAAGCTGGTTCATGCGGAAGAATTGCGGCTGGACGGGAATATCGCAGAACTGACCCGCACGTCCCCTGTTCTTTCCGGGCAGGTTGCTTTCGCCACCCTGATTTACATCGGCCCTCTCAGTGAAGCGCTATTGCCTAAAATCCGGGCTATTGCTGGAATTTCCGGCGGCGCCAGCGCCTGGACGGGAAAGCTCGTCGTGCGTCTTTCGGCGCAGGATGGTTTCACCCTGAGAAAAATGCTGTTTCCGATCATTTCGCTCTTGCGAAATGGTGCGCCAGTGCCGAAAGTCTGGAATCTCTGA
- the ureC gene encoding urease subunit alpha has translation MPYKISRAAYASMFGPTVGDKVRLADTELFIEIEKDFTTYGEEVKFGGGKVIRDGMGQSQATRAEGAVDTVITNVVIVDHSGIYKADVGLKDGRIHAIGKAGNPDTQPGVTIIVGPSTEAIAGEGKILTAGGMDAHIHFICPQQIEEALMSGITCMLGGGSGPAHGTLATTCTGAWHIERMIESFDGFPMNLALAGKGNASLPLPLEEMILAGASSLKLHEDWGTTPAAIDNCLSVADEFDVQVMIHTDTLNESGFVEDTIAAINGRTIHAFHTEGAGGGHAPDIIKICGNPNVIPSSTNPTRPYTINTLAEHLDMLMVCHHLSPSIPEDIAFAESRIRKETIAAEDILHDIGAFSIISSDSQAMGRVGEVAIRTWQTADKMKRQRGRLKEEKGENDNFRVRRYIAKYTINPAIAHGISHEIGSIEVGKRADLVLWNPAFFGVKPEMVLMGGSIAAAPMGDPNASIPTPQPMHYRPMFAAYGKLRTNSSVTFVSQASLDAGLSQRLGVAKKLVAVRNVRGGISKASMIHNSLTPHIEVDPETYEVRADGDLLTCEPATVLPMAQRYFLF, from the coding sequence ATGCCTTACAAGATTTCCCGCGCAGCCTATGCCAGCATGTTCGGCCCCACGGTGGGCGATAAGGTGCGTCTTGCCGATACCGAACTCTTCATCGAGATCGAGAAGGACTTCACGACCTATGGCGAAGAGGTGAAATTCGGTGGCGGCAAGGTCATTCGTGATGGCATGGGACAAAGCCAGGCCACGCGGGCTGAGGGTGCGGTCGATACCGTCATCACCAATGTCGTCATTGTCGATCACAGTGGCATCTACAAGGCTGATGTCGGCTTGAAGGATGGGCGCATCCACGCCATCGGCAAGGCGGGTAATCCCGATACGCAGCCGGGCGTGACGATCATCGTCGGCCCCTCCACGGAGGCCATTGCCGGTGAGGGCAAAATCCTCACGGCAGGCGGCATGGACGCGCATATTCACTTCATCTGCCCACAGCAGATCGAAGAAGCCTTGATGAGCGGCATCACCTGCATGCTGGGCGGCGGTTCCGGCCCGGCGCACGGCACGCTTGCCACCACCTGCACCGGTGCTTGGCACATCGAACGCATGATCGAAAGCTTCGACGGTTTTCCGATGAACCTTGCGCTTGCGGGCAAGGGCAACGCCTCGCTGCCCTTGCCGCTGGAGGAAATGATCCTCGCTGGTGCGTCGTCGCTGAAACTGCATGAGGACTGGGGCACAACGCCAGCTGCCATCGACAATTGCCTGAGCGTTGCCGACGAATTCGACGTGCAGGTCATGATCCACACCGATACGCTGAACGAAAGCGGCTTCGTGGAAGACACGATTGCCGCCATCAACGGGCGCACCATCCACGCCTTCCACACGGAAGGGGCGGGCGGTGGCCATGCGCCTGACATCATCAAGATTTGCGGCAATCCCAACGTCATCCCGTCGTCGACCAACCCGACGCGACCCTACACGATCAACACGCTGGCAGAACACTTGGACATGCTGATGGTCTGCCATCACCTGTCGCCGTCGATACCGGAAGACATCGCCTTCGCCGAAAGCCGCATCCGTAAGGAAACCATCGCGGCAGAAGATATTTTGCACGATATCGGCGCCTTCTCGATCATTTCCTCCGACAGCCAGGCCATGGGCCGCGTGGGCGAAGTCGCCATTCGCACGTGGCAGACGGCGGATAAGATGAAGCGCCAGCGCGGTCGTTTGAAGGAAGAGAAGGGCGAGAACGATAATTTCCGCGTTCGTCGTTACATCGCCAAATACACCATCAACCCGGCCATCGCCCATGGTATCAGCCACGAAATCGGTTCCATCGAGGTTGGAAAGCGGGCCGATCTGGTGCTGTGGAACCCGGCGTTCTTCGGCGTGAAGCCTGAAATGGTGTTGATGGGCGGTTCGATTGCCGCGGCGCCGATGGGTGATCCCAACGCCTCCATCCCGACTCCCCAGCCAATGCACTACCGACCTATGTTTGCTGCTTACGGCAAACTGCGTACCAACTCTTCCGTCACCTTCGTATCGCAGGCTTCGCTGGATGCCGGTTTGTCGCAACGACTGGGTGTGGCCAAGAAGCTGGTGGCCGTGCGAAATGTGCGCGGCGGCATCTCCAAGGCATCGATGATCCACAACTCGCTGACGCCGCATATCGAGGTCGACCCTGAGACCTACGAGGTGCGGGCGGATGGCGATCTCCTGACCTGCGAACCCGCTACTGTACTGCCCATGGCGCAACGTTATTTCCTGTTTTGA
- a CDS encoding Crp/Fnr family transcriptional regulator yields the protein MDVNGMVKLNSKEKTILLNAPFIGAGDDISAAKLMEASTIVTVPARSVLFRAGDHAEHLYCVLNGYVRLYRLSKDGREADVRICGPGDSFNECLIFGTDRYHYHAQAAESCTVSRFDLDRLRTMVEDDPKIARTLMQWLSRSLTTTMDCVANDRLQTAPQRVANYLVTQGPRDATSFSLRLPFQKSVLAGKLGLAPEALSRAFSSLRDVGVIVRGRIIQVSDIAALKQL from the coding sequence CTGGACGTGAACGGCATGGTAAAACTGAACAGCAAAGAGAAAACCATCCTTTTGAATGCGCCCTTCATCGGCGCTGGAGACGACATCTCGGCGGCGAAGCTGATGGAGGCATCGACCATCGTCACCGTGCCCGCACGCAGCGTCCTGTTTCGCGCGGGCGATCACGCGGAACATCTCTACTGCGTTCTCAACGGTTATGTCCGCCTCTACCGTCTGAGCAAGGATGGACGCGAGGCCGATGTGAGGATTTGCGGGCCCGGCGACAGCTTCAACGAATGCCTGATTTTCGGTACGGATCGATATCACTACCACGCACAGGCAGCAGAAAGCTGCACCGTCTCCCGCTTCGATCTGGACCGTCTCAGAACCATGGTCGAGGACGATCCAAAAATTGCCAGAACCCTGATGCAGTGGCTCTCGCGCAGTCTGACGACGACGATGGACTGTGTGGCTAATGATCGGCTTCAGACCGCACCCCAGCGTGTCGCCAACTATCTTGTCACGCAGGGACCACGAGACGCCACGTCCTTTTCACTGCGGCTGCCGTTCCAGAAAAGCGTTCTGGCGGGCAAACTCGGCCTTGCACCTGAAGCGCTGTCACGCGCCTTTTCCAGCCTTCGCGATGTCGGTGTCATCGTGCGAGGCCGGATCATTCAGGTCAGCGATATCGCAGCCCTCAAGCAGTTGTAA